A region of Pyxidicoccus parkwaysis DNA encodes the following proteins:
- a CDS encoding nuclear transport factor 2 family protein: MNDLTKTIDLYLSAWNETQPTRRAELISQVWATDGRLIDPPHAAQGHTGINDMMGALHTQFPGHRFRRASGIDSHHDQVRFAWELVGPNGAVAVAGMDVGELSADGRLRRITGFFGPLPELTKA; the protein is encoded by the coding sequence ATGAATGATTTGACGAAGACCATCGACCTCTACCTGTCCGCCTGGAACGAGACGCAGCCCACGCGGCGCGCGGAGCTCATCTCCCAGGTGTGGGCCACCGATGGGCGGCTCATCGACCCGCCGCACGCGGCGCAGGGGCACACCGGCATCAACGACATGATGGGCGCGCTGCACACGCAGTTCCCCGGGCACCGCTTCCGGCGCGCGAGCGGCATCGACTCGCACCATGACCAGGTCCGCTTCGCGTGGGAGCTCGTCGGCCCCAACGGCGCGGTGGCGGTGGCGGGCATGGACGTGGGCGAGCTGTCCGCCGACGGCCGGCTGCGGCGCATCACCGGCTTCTTCGGCCCGCTGCCCGAGCTGACAAAGGCCTGA
- a CDS encoding LOG family protein has product MIELETVEAFEQHLRSGARLAHVVIQGLDLRRFTRELLSADLTGTVFLGCELEKDALRAALVGGALVFPPISGLPYQPYRGGLYSAEELYAGFDPARPETYADTPDARIYAHWAAQGRGSPPTLLETLAQRLHDHAVTDAMEEVLQAGGGKRKVVAIMGGHSMKRGQPDYRAVATLARELSQRGFFMVSGGGPGAMEATHVGAWFARRTEAELDAGLAILAKAPSYTDREWLARAFEVRNAFPLREGDRPICDSLGIPTWHYGHEPPNPFATYIAKYFANSVREDGLLTIARGGIVYAPGSAGTIQEIFQDACQNHYNSVGVISPMIFLGTEFWTRTRPVYPLLAQLAQGQEYARYLLLTDSREEVIRALVDYDSVQSATPPSP; this is encoded by the coding sequence GTGATTGAACTCGAAACCGTGGAGGCCTTCGAGCAGCACCTGCGCTCGGGGGCCCGCCTCGCCCACGTCGTCATCCAGGGGCTGGACCTGCGGCGCTTCACCCGCGAGCTCCTCTCCGCCGACCTGACCGGCACCGTCTTCCTGGGCTGCGAGCTGGAGAAGGACGCCCTGCGCGCGGCGCTCGTGGGCGGGGCCCTGGTGTTCCCTCCCATCTCCGGGCTGCCGTACCAGCCCTATCGCGGCGGCCTCTACTCGGCGGAGGAGCTGTACGCCGGCTTCGACCCGGCGCGGCCGGAGACGTACGCCGACACGCCGGATGCGCGCATCTATGCGCACTGGGCCGCGCAGGGCCGGGGCAGCCCGCCCACGCTATTGGAGACACTGGCCCAGCGGCTCCATGACCACGCCGTCACGGATGCGATGGAGGAGGTGCTCCAGGCCGGAGGTGGGAAGCGCAAGGTGGTGGCCATCATGGGTGGCCACTCGATGAAGCGCGGCCAGCCGGACTACCGCGCAGTGGCGACGCTGGCTCGCGAGCTGTCGCAGCGGGGCTTCTTCATGGTCAGCGGCGGCGGCCCCGGCGCCATGGAGGCCACGCACGTCGGCGCGTGGTTTGCCCGGCGCACCGAGGCGGAGCTGGACGCGGGGCTCGCGATTCTCGCGAAGGCTCCGAGCTACACGGACCGCGAGTGGCTCGCGCGCGCCTTCGAGGTGCGGAACGCGTTCCCGCTGCGGGAAGGAGACAGGCCCATCTGCGACAGCCTGGGCATCCCCACGTGGCACTACGGGCACGAGCCGCCCAACCCGTTCGCGACGTACATCGCCAAGTACTTCGCCAACAGCGTGCGCGAGGACGGCCTGCTCACGATTGCGCGCGGCGGAATCGTCTATGCGCCGGGCAGCGCCGGCACCATCCAGGAAATCTTCCAGGACGCGTGCCAGAACCACTACAACTCGGTGGGCGTCATCAGCCCGATGATCTTCCTCGGCACCGAGTTCTGGACGCGCACCCGGCCCGTGTACCCGCTGCTCGCGCAGCTCGCCCAGG
- a CDS encoding peptidylprolyl isomerase, whose amino-acid sequence MRRATRGVWPLSQLQLGVGGAVAGLSLAVWVATASAEPQPQVPSDVVATVNGHEVPRSRFQRLLTARRAEHGGRVEPGTPADLVLSAQVSSQLVNEQLIENAARKAGVAVTEQEVDAALDACSQHLGGPSGLRALIEARFSDIAELRTQLRIALLFERTSSLQSTAELPESVVQEFYERTVGSFAAPELTLEETTIRVQASDDADAVARKQSQATAAREAMAGEKGAAAPRAGQGMTSRRVSEAELAPEVRDALRDAQEGALTPVVRTSEGFTVVRLVKRHPAVRPAYAAARAGLIEELQRLTQEARAHEFMEELRKGADIQDGAGARLAASQQASPEARKGALGQLATMGDMPRTGAAAQPPVLMPAPASLRRADALPRQCGNGPWVGEVVP is encoded by the coding sequence GTGAGACGAGCGACTCGGGGCGTGTGGCCCCTATCGCAACTGCAGCTCGGGGTGGGAGGCGCTGTTGCGGGGCTCTCACTCGCGGTCTGGGTGGCTACCGCCTCGGCGGAGCCCCAGCCCCAGGTGCCTTCGGATGTGGTTGCCACGGTGAATGGCCACGAGGTGCCCCGGAGCCGCTTCCAGCGGTTGCTCACCGCGCGAAGGGCGGAGCATGGCGGACGCGTGGAGCCAGGGACGCCGGCGGACCTGGTGCTGAGCGCCCAGGTCTCCTCCCAGCTGGTGAATGAACAGCTCATCGAGAACGCCGCCCGGAAGGCTGGCGTAGCGGTGACGGAGCAGGAGGTCGACGCCGCGCTGGATGCGTGCTCGCAACACCTGGGCGGGCCCTCCGGCCTGCGCGCGCTGATTGAGGCCCGCTTCTCGGACATCGCCGAGCTGCGGACCCAGCTGCGCATCGCGCTCCTCTTCGAGCGCACGTCCAGCCTGCAGTCCACCGCGGAGCTGCCAGAGTCCGTGGTGCAGGAGTTCTACGAGCGGACCGTGGGCTCGTTCGCGGCCCCGGAGCTCACCCTCGAGGAGACGACGATTCGCGTCCAGGCCTCGGATGATGCGGACGCCGTGGCGCGGAAGCAGTCCCAGGCCACCGCGGCGCGCGAGGCGATGGCCGGCGAGAAGGGCGCCGCAGCGCCGCGGGCCGGCCAGGGCATGACCTCACGGCGGGTGTCGGAGGCGGAGCTCGCACCCGAGGTGCGCGACGCGCTGCGGGACGCCCAGGAGGGCGCGCTCACGCCGGTCGTCCGGACCTCCGAGGGCTTCACGGTGGTCCGGCTGGTGAAGCGACACCCCGCGGTGCGGCCCGCCTACGCCGCCGCGCGCGCGGGGCTCATCGAGGAGCTCCAGCGCCTGACCCAGGAGGCGCGGGCACATGAGTTCATGGAGGAGCTGCGCAAGGGCGCGGACATCCAGGATGGAGCGGGAGCCCGCCTTGCTGCTTCGCAGCAGGCCTCGCCGGAAGCCCGCAAGGGCGCGCTCGGGCAGCTCGCAACGATGGGTGACATGCCCCGGACCGGAGCCGCGGCACAGCCCCCGGTTCTCATGCCCGCGCCGGCCTCGCTGCGCCGGGCTGACGCACTGCCGAGGCAGTGTGGCAACGGGCCGTGGGTCGGGGAGGTGGTGCCGTGA